The following proteins are encoded in a genomic region of Lachnospiraceae bacterium KM106-2:
- a CDS encoding transamidase GatB domain protein: MTKIEQVRAEMVTAMKEKNKPRKDALSMLLSVLKNKAIDKRADLTEEEENEVVLKEIKQTQETLDTAPAERTDIIDDCKYKIEVYKEFAPKFMSEDEIKATIQSVLDKLGITAPTAKDKGKIMKELMPLVKGKADGKLVNQLVSTFFGA, encoded by the coding sequence ATGACAAAAATAGAACAAGTCAGAGCCGAAATGGTAACTGCAATGAAAGAGAAGAACAAACCTCGTAAAGATGCTTTGTCCATGCTACTTTCTGTATTAAAGAATAAAGCAATCGATAAGAGAGCCGATCTGACAGAAGAAGAGGAAAACGAAGTTGTCTTAAAGGAAATCAAACAAACGCAAGAAACTTTGGATACTGCTCCTGCTGAAAGAACTGATATTATTGACGATTGCAAATATAAAATCGAAGTTTATAAAGAATTCGCTCCAAAATTCATGTCGGAAGATGAAATTAAAGCTACGATCCAATCTGTACTCGACAAATTAGGAATTACAGCTCCAACCGCAAAAGATAAAGGAAAGATCATGAAAGAGCTTATGCCATTAGTAAAGGGTAAAGCAGACGGAAAGCTTGTTAATCAATTAGTCAGCACTTTCTTCGGTGCATAA